From Cuculus canorus isolate bCucCan1 chromosome W, bCucCan1.pri, whole genome shotgun sequence:
atccaagaggaggcagttagagacttgcttgcccagctagacagccacaagtctatggggccggatgggatccacccaagagtattaaaggagctggcggatatcctttccaaacccctttccattaTCTTCtagaggtcctggctgactgggcaagttccactagactggaggctgccTGATGgtgtgcccatctacaagaagggttgcagggaggatccagggaactacaggcctgtcagtctgacctcagtgctggggaaagtcatggaacaggtgatcttgagtgctatcatgaagcacatgcaagagaactgggtaATAAgacccagtcaacatgggttcacaaaaggcagatcttgccaaactaacctgatcaccttctatgacaagtgactcgactactggatgagggaaaggctgtggatgtagtcttcttggacttcagtaaagcctttgacacagtttctcacagcattctgcttcagaaactgtcctgcctctggcctggacaggcacacacactctcctgggtggaaaactggttggatggctgtgcccagagagtggtggtaaatggagttaactccagctgggggccagttacaagtggggttccccagggctcggtactgggtccagtcccGTTCAATGTCTATCAGTggcctggatgaaggcactgagtgcacccttatcaagtttgcagatgacactaagctgggtggaagcgtggatctgctggagggtagggaggctctgcaaagggatctgaagaggctggaccgctgggccgaggccaatggcatgaggtttaacaaggtcaaatgccgggtcctgcacttggggcacaacaaccctatgtgGTGCTACAGACcagaagtctggctagaaagctgcctagaggagaaggacctgggggtgttggttgacagccgactgaacatgagccagcagtgtgcccagttggccaagaaggccaatgacatcttggcttggatcagaaacggtgtgaccagcaggtccagggaggttattctccctctgtactcagcactggtgagacctcaccttgagtactgtgttcatttctgggcccctcaccacaagaaggatgttgagggtctggagtgtgtccagagaagagcaacgaagctggtgagggggctggagaacaagtcttatgaggagcggctgagagagctggtgttgtttagcctggagaagaggaggctgaggggagaccttattgctccctacaactacctgaaaggagattgtggagaggagggagctggcctcttctcccaagtgacaggggacaggacaagagggaatggcctaaagctccgccaggggaggttcagggctggacatcaggaaaaaattttcacggaaagggtcattgggcactggaacaggctgcccagggaggtggttgaatcaccttccctggaagtgtttaaaggacgggtggatgagttgctgaggggcatggtttagggactgttaggaatgtttggactcgatgaccctgtgggtcccttccaacctagtgattctatgattctatgatatgaaaTACAAATTGGTTAAAATATTGCTAAGAATAGTACAAACAAGAAACAGTATTTCACTTATTGCTCaattcatttttaacagaaaaaatgtgtaaCAAACTGgatcctagaatcatagaatcagatCTTGCTGTATTCAAAATGTTCATATGCCACATCTAACAGTCCAGAATTTACTTGTCATGGGACTCTATCCTTTACcgcaaaacagcaaaaaatgcattcagaacTACTTTAATaattaagatttaaaataattttatggcAGATGATACATCCagggttggttttcttttaagactATGCAGTCTGTGTTAGCTACTGTAAAGATCTCTTTTCATTGCTGTTCATACACAGCTTAACTTATGCTATGGgtcatttatttaaatgctttgagaATTTTACAaatcctgcccccccccccaatattATTTGCCCTTCAGATTTTCATTCTTGAAACATGCTACTCCAACATAATTAGGAGTTAGTGACATTCTCACTCAACCCTCACCTGTCTGCCCTACAATGGAACTACTTGGTTTTAGGGATTACATCCCTGTGAGCACAAGACCCACATGTATTAAACAATAACTGTCTACAGTGCCTCCTTCTGAAGATCTCAAAGCAATTCATTAACAGTATTTTAAGTCTCACAATACCCCTGTGAGGTAAATAAGGGATTATCACTAATTTACAGAACCAACTTTTGTGAATGCAACACGATCACATGCAAGCATTCCCTAATCTTACAAGGGCAGCTTCTTAACCTTCAGCCTTGAACAGAAGAACATTAGGTGTTCCTGAAGTACTCCAATCTAAAAAGTTTGTATTGGCATTCCCGTGGGACTAGGGAGTAAAGAAGATTAAAGTAAAGTGCTAAGTAGATTGCTGCTCTGCCACCTCAGACAGGTTGTTTTGGAATGTTTATATAGATGGCTAGACTGGCTGAACCGTTTGCCACACTTTAAACAGGCATAAGGCTTTTCTCCTGTATGCACACGAATGTGCTTTTTACAGTCTGTTAGGGTCAAAAAAGTCTTGCAGCAGATCTTACAGGCATATTTACGAGCACCTTCAACAACCAAGACATTATGTTCAGATAGGGCCTTCTTACATTTTGAAAGAACATCTGCAGATGCCCTCGTCAGCTGTGGTGGACCAGGTTGTAAAGGATGTCCATTTTCAAAAGTGATCCCATTGATTAACAGCTGGCAACTGgaatgtggagagtttttgtagagacgtggcttgaggagaagggacgtgagaaaatacagctggtgaaataatagcagcctcgtacaaggccacagtctccttgagcaagaagttaggcgataacagggtgtaaaaacaggacctagaaaaaccacaaacatcctaggaatgtagcaatagaggcagggctgacactctgtatcagaccaatgatgagccttacttttgcaatatgtatgagccttattactgctattataaaagcatgcctatcgtatcaataaattgagacttgttgatcatcatcggatgtgcttgtctcccgtcgactccgtcacTGGAAGTGTTATCTTGTAGCTGGGAGCTCCTGACAGAGGTCACAATAGGCATTTTGGGGGCTATGCAACAATAGACAGGAAAGCTACTAGCTCCACCTCTTACAGATCCTATCACTGTCCTTGATGAAGAATGCAGGCCCGAGCCTGACCTTGGAAAATCCATACCaaattgttctccagccctgtaTCTGGAAGTCTGTACACATGGAAGACCTGTTGCATCCTGCATTGGTCTAACAAAATGAGAGTTTGCAGACTCACTGAACGGATTCTCTACGTGACAGACTGTAACAGAGGAATGACTACTAGCAGGCCCAGACTCTGGACTCAATAGGTAAGAGACATCACCATCCATTCTGAAGTCCCTTGTTGTATTTGGAATGTTATCATTGCTATTTTGATTTGTACCAAAGTGACCAcctctgcttttattcagaaaatctGAGATACTGAAAGTGGACTTGTGTTCCAGGTTTTTTGACACTTCCATAATATGGATGTCTCTCACTCTATCAGTACTAGACTGTGGGTCAGAAAAGCTATGATCACTGCTTTCAGGACTCAGTTCTATCTTCCCTGTGCTCACCACTCCTCCTTCCACTTCAATAGACTCACTGCCTTCTGCTTGAGAAGTGACATCACTCACTTCATCTTGAGGCTCTGGGGAACTCGAAGGCTCAGATTTAACTACCACTCTCGtgtgttatttttcattgaGACTGACCTCTGGGTTTTTGCATGggaagttgtttttttcagaagtagcTTCCTGATCAAAACTGGTTTCCACTTGTATTACCTGAAATGAGATGGATATCTGTGAAATGTTTCCTCCACTGTTGTCTGACTGTCTGGGTACTTGAGCATCTCCTTGAGCACCAAAAGACTGATCAAACATAATAGTATTATCCTCTTGTTTATCAATAACAGTATCAACCTTAGAATTGTCCAAATTCTTCAGTGaatctggtgaaaaaaaatcttctcgTGAATGGACTACTGACTGCCCGCTCTCTGGAGTAACATCTGAAATGGACTCGTCTATGGTAGGTCTGATTTGCTGTCTGGCTCGATCATCAGAAGGCTGTTTACACTTGTGGAGACACCGGATAGGAAAGGTAGTATGTTGTTCTATGTTACTTCTCATCGATGAGCTCATGGTATTTAGTTGTTCCTCTGTGCACTGAGTGGAATTTAATGCAGAGCTCACAATGCTCAACCCAAGCTGCTGAAACATAAAAGATCTTTGGATGCATGCATTTTGCTCCTGAACTCTATCACTAGGTGGAGACACTGGTAGTGTTCTGGTAGTAAGGTAGTGTTTACAGGCTTTAACACCAGAGTTCAAATGCAGGTGAGAAGCAGCCAGCAAGACATCCATTACATTGCTCTCCCCAAGCATTAGTGTAGAAGTGTACATCATATCAATCAGGGCAGCAAAAGCTTCTGCTGTCACCACTTCACTGTCTAGCTGAATCATGTTCATAGTTTGATCCCCCTCTGCTACAGTAAAGAGAGCTCGGAAGTGTGTGCTACAAGCTGCTAGAACAGAGCGATGGGCTTTGAAATGCCTGTTTCCCACCACAATGACACAGTCACAAAGTTGGCCATGAAATCTCTGCTAGTTTAGCTGCTGAAAGACTTGCTCAAAGTGTCCTGGAAaatccatgattctataaaataaagcagaagaagcTATAATGCTAAAAATGGATGAAGTTTGACTTagatcacagagaaaaaaaaatgatgactAAGAGAGAGAAGACCAAAATCTTACCCTAATTTCCCTCTACCACATTGATATTATGCTGGTAACCCTATGAAGGAGcacaaaaaccaaagaaaagaacCTCCAAACTAGAATCTGTTACAGAGTTAACATAGTATTATAGCTAACACCACATTGAACGTCACAGCATGCTCTACTGTGAGCTGAATAATGCAACATGGTTCCTGTTAACTCCTGTTCGAACTAAAACACCTTTTCAGTAAACCATCACAGTGAGCCAACAGTCTTTTATAAATTGTTCTTCATACTGAAAAATTTGAGCTTTAACTCTAATCTGAACTGGTCTAGCTTAATCATGAGGAGTATACAAGGAGCCAATTGCTACCTGttgcaacacaaaaaaaaatcattcacgTGCCTTCTGCATaggaacttttaaaatacagtgattATTTTCATGTGTGTGCAACCATGAACTACAAACATAATTTGCATACAGAACTCCAGATACACATATAACCTTGTATTTGGTTTATATGGAGGGGTGTGGTAGTGGGAGGC
This genomic window contains:
- the LOC128850295 gene encoding LOW QUALITY PROTEIN: zinc finger and BTB domain-containing protein 5-like (The sequence of the model RefSeq protein was modified relative to this genomic sequence to represent the inferred CDS: substituted 2 bases at 2 genomic stop codons); its protein translation is MDFPGHFEQVFQQLNXQRFHGQLCDCVIVVGNRHFKAHRSVLAACSTHFRALFTVAEGDQTMNMIQLDSEVVTAEAFAALIDMMYTSTLMLGESNVMDVLLAASHLHLNSGVKACKHYLTTRTLPVSPPSDRVQEQNACIQRSFMFQQLGLSIVSSALNSTQCTEEQLNTMSSSMRSNIEQHTTFPIRCLHKCKQPSDDRARQQIRPTIDESISDVTPESGQSVVHSREDFFSPDSLKNLDNSKVDTVIDKQEDNTIMFDQSFGAQGDAQVPRQSDNSGGNISQISISFQVIQVETSFDQEATSEKNNFPCKNPEVSLNEKXHTRVVVKSEPSSSPEPQDEVSDVTSQAEGSESIEVEGGVVSTGKIELSPESSDHSFSDPQSSTDRVRDIHIMEVSKNLEHKSTFSISDFLNKSRGGHFGTNQNSNDNIPNTTRDFRMDGDVSYLLSPESGPASSHSSVTVCHVENPFSESANSHFVRPMQDATGLPCVQTSRYRAGEQFGMDFPRSGSGLHSSSRTVIGSVRGGASSFPVYCCIAPKMPIVTSVRSSQLQDNTSSDGLLINGITFENGHPLQPGPPQLTRASADVLSKCKKALSEHNVLVVEGARKYACKICCKTFLTLTDCKKHIRVHTGEKPYACLKCGKRFSQSSHLYKHSKTTCLRWQSSNLLSTLL